One genomic region from Cetobacterium ceti encodes:
- a CDS encoding septum site-determining protein MinC has product MSNYVILKGKRDRLTIYLDPDVELFMLKDDLVSKVREAESFIGGAHTAIEFANRELTEEEENLLLDAIQKNTKIKISYVFSGKEDQMIEPQYFMGNIIEEGLTKFYRGTLRSGNKLEFEGNIVVMGDVNPGAYVKAKGNIIVLGHLNGIAYAGSENENDAFVGALSMKPIQIKIGEYMAKNPSHEILDTNRVKKTTEFEVAYLKDGRIFIEGFNKKTLENMLKI; this is encoded by the coding sequence ATGAGTAATTATGTTATTCTGAAAGGAAAAAGAGATAGACTAACTATTTATTTAGATCCTGATGTAGAACTATTTATGTTAAAGGATGATTTAGTAAGCAAAGTAAGAGAAGCAGAATCTTTTATAGGTGGAGCTCATACGGCTATTGAATTTGCAAATAGAGAATTAACAGAGGAAGAAGAAAATTTATTATTAGATGCAATACAAAAAAATACTAAAATAAAAATATCTTATGTATTTTCTGGTAAAGAAGATCAAATGATAGAACCTCAATATTTTATGGGCAATATAATAGAAGAGGGATTAACTAAATTTTATAGAGGAACATTAAGATCTGGAAACAAATTAGAATTTGAAGGAAATATTGTTGTAATGGGAGATGTTAATCCAGGAGCTTATGTTAAAGCTAAGGGAAATATCATTGTACTAGGACATTTAAATGGAATTGCTTATGCTGGAAGTGAAAATGAAAATGATGCCTTTGTTGGAGCATTATCTATGAAACCTATTCAAATAAAAATAGGGGAATATATGGCTAAAAATCCAAGCCATGAAATTTTAGATACAAATAGAGTAAAGAAAACAACAGAGTTTGAAGTTGCATATTTAAAGGATGGAAGAATATTTATTGAAGGTTTTAATAAAAAAACTCTTGAAAATATGTTGAAAATTTAA
- a CDS encoding sulfite exporter TauE/SafE family protein encodes METLFSTFTLSTFIFLSIACFSAAFIDAIAGGGGLISLPAFIASGLDPHMALGTNKLAAMFSTIGSARRFAKSKKINWSLILKLAPLSFIGAVVGAKTVLLIDQKYLYPIAFFLLISVLFYTLLNKKLGDFDSFQGVTRKSFLYGLLMAFSLGFYDGFFGPGTGSFIIFALIKIFKFDFMKASGNAKILNLASNISSVITFMYYGKIAYVYSLSMGLIMILGATLGSAMAIKKGTKFIRPIFLIVTAIVTIKMGLTIFK; translated from the coding sequence ATGGAAACTTTATTCTCAACTTTTACCTTATCTACTTTTATTTTTTTAAGTATTGCCTGTTTTTCTGCTGCTTTTATTGATGCCATTGCAGGAGGGGGAGGATTAATTAGTCTACCTGCATTTATTGCTTCAGGATTAGATCCTCATATGGCTCTTGGAACTAATAAATTAGCTGCAATGTTTTCAACTATAGGGAGTGCTCGAAGATTTGCAAAATCTAAAAAAATAAATTGGAGTTTAATCTTAAAATTGGCACCTCTTTCTTTTATAGGAGCTGTTGTAGGAGCTAAAACTGTTCTTTTAATTGATCAAAAATATTTATATCCTATTGCTTTTTTCCTATTAATTTCTGTTTTATTTTATACTTTATTAAATAAAAAATTAGGAGATTTTGATTCTTTTCAAGGAGTAACTAGAAAATCATTTTTGTATGGGCTTCTTATGGCTTTTTCTCTTGGATTTTATGATGGATTCTTTGGACCTGGAACTGGTTCATTTATAATTTTTGCTCTTATAAAAATATTTAAATTTGATTTTATGAAAGCTAGTGGAAATGCTAAAATCTTAAATTTAGCTAGTAATATTTCTAGTGTAATAACATTTATGTATTATGGAAAAATTGCTTACGTTTACTCTTTATCTATGGGTCTTATTATGATTTTAGGCGCAACTCTTGGGTCAGCAATGGCTATTAAAAAAGGAACAAAATTTATTCGACCTATTTTTCTTATAGTCACAGCTATTGTTACAATTAAAATGGGTCTAACTATATTTAAATAA
- a CDS encoding fimbria/pilus periplasmic chaperone — protein MKKLIIFIMMINIVSLYAFNIEVIPHGFILPIDKGINKEITLINRSLEDTRVEISIGKPEGYKEKDTLDKYIRIYPKILNMKGDSSKTIRFSVRVPRNLPDGEYKSYIYFKEIPKNPSMIRSENNGIAVNMAMYSRLAIPVYGQKGELIYKGKIKNIFIKNKKLNIVIDSFGNKTIKPAYDLTYISGKNILGFEKGIFGRTLKDGENTLERKLEKVPKGTEKVLVKIYNDNNVLMGEKTLYLK, from the coding sequence ATGAAAAAACTAATAATTTTTATAATGATGATTAATATAGTATCCTTATACGCATTCAATATTGAAGTTATACCTCATGGTTTTATTTTACCTATTGATAAGGGAATAAATAAAGAAATTACATTGATAAATAGATCGTTAGAAGATACAAGAGTTGAAATATCTATTGGAAAACCTGAAGGGTATAAAGAGAAAGATACTTTAGATAAATATATTAGAATTTATCCTAAAATTTTAAATATGAAGGGAGATTCATCTAAAACAATAAGATTTTCTGTAAGGGTTCCAAGAAATTTACCAGACGGAGAATATAAATCTTATATTTATTTTAAAGAGATTCCAAAAAATCCATCAATGATTAGAAGCGAAAATAATGGAATAGCAGTTAATATGGCTATGTATTCAAGATTGGCAATTCCTGTATATGGTCAAAAAGGAGAATTGATTTATAAAGGAAAAATAAAAAATATTTTTATAAAAAATAAAAAATTAAATATAGTTATAGATTCATTTGGAAATAAAACTATAAAGCCAGCTTATGATTTAACTTATATAAGCGGTAAAAATATATTAGGATTTGAAAAGGGTATATTTGGAAGAACTTTAAAAGATGGTGAAAATACTTTAGAAAGAAAACTAGAAAAAGTACCTAAAGGAACAGAAAAAGTACTTGTTAAAATATATAATGATAATAATGTGTTAATGGGAGAAAAAACACTTTATTTAAAATAA
- a CDS encoding PTS fructose transporter subunit IIABC codes for MIKNMLSKECINLNLKATTKSEVIDELIDILFKANKLSDKEEFKKVILAREAQSSTGLEEGIAIPHGKTSAVKVPSIAFGLSKGGIDYDSLDGEPSKLFFMIAAPANANDTHIETLSQLTTLLLDDDVREKLLNCKNSEDVFNILDISKKEEENISLSNNEKYDILAVTACPTGIAHTYMAAEALIKKAKEMNISIKVETNGSTGIKNLLTNEEIKNAKGIIVAADKNVEINRFNGKHVDFVPVKDGIKRPEELINRALKGEAPIFKGSSTSSNGTSSERKGFYKHLMSGVSNMLPFVVGGGILIALSFIFGIKSADPNDPSFSPIAKLLMDIGGGNAFFLMVPVLAGFIGMSIADRPGFAPAMIAGLISVNHGGGFLGGLVGGFLGGYVVLGLKRLFAKLPESLEGIKPVLLYPLFGIFITGALMYLVVINPIAALNSGMTNFLKTLGTGNLVLLGVILGGMMAIDMGGPINKAAFTFGIAAIAAGNYYPHAAVMAGGMVPPLGLALATTFFKNKFTKDEREAGKINYIMGASFITEGAIPFAAADPMRVIPACMIGSGLAGGLAMYFKCALPAPHGGLFVLPIITHPFLYLISVILGSIITAIIVGFTKPKKI; via the coding sequence ATGATTAAAAATATGTTATCAAAAGAATGTATTAATTTAAATCTAAAAGCTACAACTAAATCTGAAGTTATTGATGAACTTATTGATATTTTATTCAAAGCAAATAAATTAAGTGACAAAGAAGAATTTAAAAAAGTTATTCTTGCTAGAGAAGCCCAAAGCTCAACAGGTTTAGAAGAAGGAATAGCTATTCCTCATGGAAAAACTTCTGCTGTTAAAGTTCCTAGTATTGCTTTTGGTTTAAGTAAAGGTGGAATTGATTATGATTCTCTAGATGGGGAACCTTCGAAATTATTTTTTATGATAGCTGCCCCTGCAAACGCTAATGACACTCATATAGAAACTTTATCTCAATTAACAACACTTTTACTTGATGATGATGTTAGAGAAAAATTATTAAATTGTAAAAATTCCGAAGATGTTTTTAATATATTAGATATATCTAAAAAAGAAGAAGAAAATATATCTTTATCTAATAATGAAAAATATGATATTTTGGCTGTTACTGCTTGTCCTACTGGTATAGCTCATACATATATGGCTGCTGAAGCTTTAATAAAAAAAGCTAAAGAAATGAATATATCTATAAAAGTAGAAACTAATGGTTCAACTGGAATAAAAAATCTTTTAACAAATGAAGAAATAAAAAATGCTAAAGGTATTATTGTTGCTGCTGATAAAAATGTCGAAATTAATAGATTTAATGGAAAACATGTGGACTTTGTTCCTGTAAAAGATGGAATAAAAAGACCAGAAGAACTTATAAATAGAGCTTTAAAAGGAGAAGCTCCTATTTTTAAAGGATCTTCAACTAGCTCTAATGGCACTTCTTCAGAAAGAAAAGGTTTTTATAAGCATCTTATGAGTGGTGTTTCTAATATGCTACCATTTGTTGTAGGTGGAGGAATTTTAATAGCTCTTTCATTTATCTTTGGTATTAAATCTGCTGATCCTAATGATCCTTCATTTAGTCCTATAGCTAAATTATTAATGGATATTGGTGGTGGGAATGCATTTTTCCTAATGGTTCCCGTATTAGCTGGATTTATTGGAATGAGTATTGCAGATAGACCTGGTTTTGCTCCTGCTATGATTGCTGGATTGATTTCAGTTAATCATGGGGGTGGTTTCTTAGGTGGTTTAGTTGGAGGATTCCTAGGAGGATATGTTGTTCTTGGTTTAAAAAGATTATTTGCTAAACTTCCTGAAAGTTTAGAGGGAATAAAACCTGTTTTATTATATCCATTATTTGGAATTTTTATTACAGGAGCTTTAATGTATTTAGTTGTTATTAATCCCATTGCTGCATTAAATTCTGGAATGACTAATTTCTTAAAAACATTAGGAACTGGAAATTTAGTTCTTTTAGGAGTTATTTTAGGTGGAATGATGGCTATTGATATGGGAGGCCCTATTAATAAAGCTGCATTTACATTTGGTATTGCTGCAATAGCTGCGGGTAATTATTATCCCCATGCAGCTGTTATGGCCGGAGGAATGGTTCCACCACTAGGACTAGCTCTTGCTACTACATTCTTCAAAAATAAATTTACTAAAGATGAAAGAGAAGCTGGTAAGATAAATTATATTATGGGAGCTTCATTTATAACTGAAGGGGCTATTCCTTTTGCTGCTGCAGATCCTATGAGAGTAATTCCCGCATGTATGATTGGATCTGGTTTAGCAGGTGGACTAGCTATGTATTTTAAATGTGCTCTTCCTGCACCTCATGGTGGATTATTTGTTTTACCAATAATTACTCATCCATTTTTATATCTAATTTCAGTTATTTTAGGTTCAATTATTACTGCTATAATTGTAGGTTTTACAAAACCTAAGAAAATTTAA
- a CDS encoding DeoR/GlpR family DNA-binding transcription regulator: MLTFERHKTILELLNNKKNITIQELIKVLNVSEATIRRDLTLLEKKQKLKRVHGGAILINNQKQSVTEDWDISSRNKLFKDEKEIIAKKASTFIENNSTIYLDAGTTTFLLIKYLKNKNVKVVTNGLNFINELEKYNIETYLLGGKIKSKTSCTVGYFAQENLKNFQFDYVFLGANTFNLKGFTTPDPEEALLKKESINLGTNIFFLCDHSKIDQKGFIVFASLSEGTLITDETPSEEYFEETNVEVAEK; the protein is encoded by the coding sequence TTGTTAACTTTTGAACGTCATAAAACTATTTTAGAACTATTAAATAATAAAAAAAACATTACTATCCAAGAACTTATTAAAGTTTTAAATGTTTCTGAAGCAACAATTAGAAGAGATTTAACTCTCTTAGAAAAGAAACAAAAGCTTAAAAGAGTTCATGGTGGGGCTATATTAATAAACAATCAAAAACAATCAGTCACAGAGGATTGGGATATTTCATCTCGTAATAAACTTTTTAAAGATGAAAAAGAAATAATTGCCAAAAAAGCTAGTACATTTATTGAAAATAATTCAACTATTTATTTAGATGCAGGAACAACTACATTTTTATTAATAAAATATTTAAAAAATAAAAATGTTAAAGTTGTAACAAATGGTCTTAATTTTATAAATGAATTGGAAAAATATAATATAGAAACTTATTTATTAGGTGGAAAAATTAAGAGTAAAACTAGTTGTACAGTAGGATATTTTGCTCAAGAAAATCTTAAAAATTTTCAATTTGATTATGTTTTTTTAGGTGCAAATACATTTAATTTAAAAGGATTTACTACTCCTGATCCTGAAGAAGCATTATTAAAAAAAGAAAGTATAAATTTAGGTACAAATATTTTTTTCCTATGTGACCATAGTAAAATAGATCAAAAAGGATTTATTGTTTTTGCTAGTTTATCTGAAGGAACTTTAATTACTGATGAAACTCCTTCAGAAGAATATTTCGAAGAAACAAATGTGGAGGTGGCTGAAAAATGA
- a CDS encoding Cof-type HAD-IIB family hydrolase, whose amino-acid sequence MEIKAVALDLDGTLLNSKKEVTTKTVKVLKQLKNNGILIIISTGRPYSSIKNLLKELEIEGMVICYNGAKVVNFENDSTIYEIPLEEQYVKRLIEISRKEKVHLNLYQDDIWYVEDDKNIESQKYKLLTNLIPIKKDFETFNGYKMTKTLYVGENEKLKEIEKILKKEFGNEVYLAFSQKFLLEILNKKVNKGSALLYVLEQYGISRDECMAFGDAINDIEMLTCVKYGIAMGNAMDEVKKIARDIAKSNDEDGVAKYILDHVKMG is encoded by the coding sequence ATGGAAATAAAAGCTGTAGCCTTAGATTTAGATGGAACTTTATTAAATAGTAAAAAAGAAGTAACTACGAAAACGGTGAAAGTTTTAAAACAATTAAAAAATAATGGCATTTTAATAATTATATCTACAGGAAGACCCTATTCCTCTATAAAAAATTTATTAAAAGAGTTGGAAATAGAAGGCATGGTAATTTGCTATAACGGTGCAAAAGTCGTGAACTTTGAAAATGATAGTACAATTTATGAAATCCCTTTAGAAGAGCAGTATGTAAAAAGATTGATTGAAATATCAAGAAAGGAAAAAGTACATTTAAATTTATATCAAGATGACATTTGGTATGTTGAAGATGATAAAAATATTGAAAGTCAAAAATATAAATTATTAACAAACTTAATTCCAATAAAAAAAGATTTTGAAACTTTTAATGGGTATAAAATGACTAAAACTTTATATGTAGGAGAAAATGAAAAACTAAAAGAGATCGAAAAAATATTAAAAAAAGAATTTGGAAATGAAGTTTATTTAGCTTTTTCTCAAAAATTTTTATTGGAGATTTTAAATAAAAAAGTGAATAAAGGATCAGCATTGTTATATGTATTAGAACAGTATGGAATTTCTAGAGATGAGTGTATGGCTTTTGGAGATGCAATTAATGATATTGAAATGTTAACTTGTGTTAAATATGGAATTGCTATGGGAAATGCTATGGATGAAGTGAAAAAAATAGCAAGAGATATAGCGAAAAGTAATGATGAAGATGGTGTTGCAAAATATATATTAGACCATGTTAAAATGGGATAA
- a CDS encoding MerR family transcriptional regulator, translating into MKKKYYKIGEISKLYKISSDILRHYEKIGLIVPDYKGDNGYRYYSKKQIWKLNNIRNLRSLGVGLNEIKEFLNERNIKSTKNVIDYQLKEIEKSIEQLKILRTDLEIKKKNIDYFEMFKDFEKIIIKDIPDRKILKKLGSFKYDWEIDYELRILNEKIDFESDFIFTENQIGAGLKKEEFLNGNYMTYNESFIINNYQGEELKGGKYLSLTFKGPYNTISNYYDELNNYIKLNKLNVIGDILEIYHVEIHITEDENEFITEIQIPIKK; encoded by the coding sequence ATGAAAAAGAAATATTATAAGATTGGAGAAATAAGCAAACTTTATAAAATAAGTTCGGATATACTAAGACATTATGAAAAAATAGGATTAATAGTACCTGATTATAAAGGCGATAACGGATATAGATATTATTCAAAAAAGCAAATTTGGAAATTGAATAATATAAGAAATTTAAGAAGTTTAGGTGTTGGATTAAATGAAATTAAAGAATTTTTAAATGAAAGAAATATAAAATCAACTAAAAATGTAATAGACTATCAATTAAAAGAAATTGAAAAATCTATAGAACAATTAAAAATATTAAGAACAGATTTAGAAATTAAGAAAAAAAATATAGATTATTTTGAAATGTTTAAAGACTTTGAAAAAATTATAATAAAAGATATTCCAGATAGAAAAATTTTGAAGAAACTAGGTAGTTTTAAATATGATTGGGAAATAGATTATGAACTTAGAATTTTAAATGAAAAAATAGATTTTGAAAGCGATTTTATTTTTACAGAAAATCAAATAGGAGCAGGGTTAAAAAAAGAAGAATTTTTAAATGGAAATTATATGACTTATAACGAAAGTTTTATTATTAATAATTACCAAGGAGAAGAATTAAAAGGAGGGAAATATTTAAGTTTAACCTTTAAAGGACCGTACAATACCATATCTAACTATTATGATGAATTAAATAATTATATTAAGTTAAATAAATTAAATGTAATAGGAGATATATTAGAAATCTATCATGTAGAAATACATATAACAGAGGATGAAAATGAATTTATAACAGAAATACAAATTCCAATAAAAAAATAA
- a CDS encoding DUF4402 domain-containing protein: MVKKNKILEICILLVMFFNISFLALADDDDDDDLSSSVNVKMTGYYPGNLSVKVKGPIDFGNLAKYQTETYKKTEIEISDTSLINFYDKGEIELEAPKTAILTNGHTRLIVYPGFMKNDEFGNKYEIDLNNRKNKITVPVYAKINTLKNLTPGVYGGSFTVTIEYDI, translated from the coding sequence GTGGTAAAGAAAAATAAAATTTTAGAAATTTGTATATTATTAGTTATGTTTTTTAATATAAGTTTTTTAGCTTTAGCAGATGATGATGACGATGATGATTTATCTTCAAGTGTTAATGTTAAGATGACAGGATATTATCCTGGAAATTTAAGTGTTAAGGTTAAAGGACCGATAGATTTTGGCAATTTAGCTAAATATCAAACAGAAACTTATAAAAAAACAGAAATAGAAATTTCAGATACCTCTTTAATAAACTTCTATGATAAGGGAGAGATCGAATTAGAAGCACCTAAAACAGCTATATTAACAAATGGGCATACAAGACTTATTGTATATCCAGGATTTATGAAAAATGACGAATTTGGAAATAAATATGAAATAGATTTAAATAATAGGAAAAATAAAATTACAGTTCCAGTATATGCTAAAATAAATACTTTAAAAAATCTTACTCCAGGAGTTTATGGAGGATCATTTACAGTAACTATTGAATATGATATTTAA
- a CDS encoding sensor domain-containing diguanylate cyclase, with protein MIFNILNSISSGVIIVSEDYKIKFVNKFLIELLGDVSNKNNYLKKLNIKNIELFLERKGPIIKEIFIDEKKIILKIKIKILDLEEKKYFILNCENISREKSLKEIIKLKNQKIIMLKTILDSSEDVIFIKDNNFKYTFVNKSFTKLANKEKKEILGKNSVEIFGKKLGKIFEEQSQKVIFSGEKSIELHKNGKYYKNNKNQLICRGINMGIYGIIRDITEIKKNRDEIYYDGLSKLLNRNFYENIIKKDRKFLENFYSIILIDIDNFKEINDTYGHLEGDKTIKIVAKFIKSVLTKNDVGIRMGGDEFLIFTDKYLDEAINVGEKLLYNIEKMENNNMGISLSIGIAEKIYKYEELEDVFKRADLALYKSKRSGKGQINLG; from the coding sequence ATGATATTTAATATTTTAAATAGCATTTCTAGTGGGGTTATAATTGTTTCAGAAGATTATAAAATAAAATTTGTAAATAAATTTTTAATAGAATTATTAGGGGATGTTTCAAATAAAAATAATTATTTGAAAAAATTAAATATAAAAAATATAGAATTATTTTTAGAAAGAAAAGGACCCATAATAAAAGAAATTTTTATAGATGAAAAAAAAATAATTTTAAAGATAAAAATAAAAATATTGGATTTAGAAGAAAAAAAATATTTCATTTTAAATTGTGAAAATATTTCGAGAGAAAAATCTTTAAAAGAAATAATAAAATTAAAAAATCAAAAAATAATAATGCTAAAAACTATATTAGATAGCAGTGAGGATGTTATTTTTATAAAAGATAATAATTTTAAATATACATTTGTAAATAAATCTTTTACAAAATTGGCAAACAAAGAGAAAAAAGAAATTTTAGGTAAAAATTCTGTGGAAATTTTTGGGAAAAAATTAGGAAAGATTTTTGAAGAACAAAGTCAAAAGGTTATTTTTTCAGGAGAAAAATCAATAGAACTTCATAAAAATGGAAAATATTATAAAAATAATAAAAACCAATTGATCTGTAGAGGAATTAATATGGGAATTTATGGAATTATAAGAGATATAACAGAGATAAAAAAAAATAGAGATGAAATTTATTATGATGGTTTATCAAAGTTATTGAATAGAAATTTTTATGAAAATATAATAAAAAAAGATAGAAAATTTTTAGAGAATTTTTATTCTATTATTTTAATTGATATAGATAATTTTAAAGAAATAAATGATACATATGGGCATCTAGAAGGAGATAAAACTATTAAAATAGTTGCAAAGTTTATAAAAAGTGTTTTAACTAAAAATGATGTAGGAATAAGGATGGGTGGAGATGAATTCTTAATTTTTACAGATAAGTATTTAGATGAAGCTATAAATGTAGGGGAAAAATTATTATATAATATAGAAAAAATGGAAAATAATAATATGGGGATATCTCTTAGTATTGGGATAGCAGAAAAAATTTATAAATATGAGGAATTAGAGGATGTATTTAAAAGAGCTGATTTAGCATTATATAAGTCTAAAAGAAGTGGAAAAGGACAAATTAATTTAGGGTAG
- a CDS encoding NupC/NupG family nucleoside CNT transporter — MRGLIGIFTIFLIAYIASYDRKKIKWRPVIVGFALQFLLAFLTMRTEVGTFVLLKMSGAANEVIAQANEGIKFLFGGMYTPESNIVFVMAFNVLPIIIFFSSLIALLYHIGVMQLFIKYLGGGFAKLLGTGKAESISAAANIFLGQTEAPLLIKPYISTLTKSEMFAVMTGGLASVAGSVLAAYASFGVPMKYLITGSFMAAPSGLVLAKLMMPETENLIDKELTFDRGDAANFIDAAAKGAMEGLRLAAIIGGMLIAFVSLISLANTLIGGITGLFGMRLTLQQILGYVFSPLSFAMGVPWKDAITAGGLLGQKMILNEFVAYVDYSHVMTTLSDKTRVIMSFALLGFANMSSLALLIGGLGGMAPNRRTEIATVGMRAVLAGFLASMLNGVIAGMLYVG; from the coding sequence GTGAGAGGACTTATAGGAATATTCACAATTTTTTTAATCGCTTATATAGCGTCTTATGATAGGAAAAAAATTAAGTGGAGACCAGTTATTGTCGGATTTGCATTACAATTCTTGTTAGCTTTTTTAACAATGAGGACAGAAGTTGGAACATTTGTATTATTAAAAATGTCTGGAGCAGCTAATGAAGTTATAGCTCAAGCCAATGAAGGAATTAAATTTTTATTTGGTGGAATGTACACTCCAGAATCGAATATAGTATTTGTAATGGCCTTTAACGTATTACCAATAATTATATTTTTCAGTTCATTAATTGCACTTTTATATCATATAGGAGTAATGCAATTATTTATTAAATACTTAGGTGGAGGATTTGCTAAATTATTAGGAACTGGAAAAGCGGAGTCAATTTCAGCTGCAGCAAATATTTTCTTAGGACAAACAGAGGCTCCGTTATTAATAAAGCCTTATATTTCAACACTTACAAAATCTGAAATGTTTGCAGTAATGACAGGAGGATTAGCTTCAGTTGCTGGATCGGTATTAGCAGCTTATGCATCATTTGGTGTTCCAATGAAGTATTTGATCACAGGGTCGTTTATGGCGGCTCCAAGTGGATTAGTTTTAGCCAAATTAATGATGCCAGAAACTGAAAACCTAATTGATAAAGAGTTAACTTTTGATAGAGGAGATGCAGCTAACTTTATAGATGCTGCAGCAAAAGGTGCAATGGAAGGATTAAGACTTGCAGCCATAATTGGTGGAATGTTAATTGCTTTCGTTTCTTTAATATCTTTAGCTAATACATTAATTGGTGGAATTACAGGATTATTTGGAATGAGATTAACTTTACAACAAATTTTAGGTTATGTATTTAGTCCTCTTTCATTTGCTATGGGAGTACCTTGGAAAGATGCTATAACAGCAGGTGGTCTTTTAGGACAAAAAATGATTCTTAATGAATTTGTTGCGTATGTTGATTATAGCCATGTAATGACAACTTTAAGTGATAAAACAAGAGTTATTATGAGCTTTGCATTATTAGGATTTGCAAATATGAGTTCTTTAGCACTATTAATTGGTGGATTAGGTGGAATGGCACCAAATAGAAGAACAGAAATTGCTACTGTTGGAATGAGAGCAGTTTTAGCAGGGTTCTTAGCTTCTATGTTAAATGGAGTTATTGCAGGAATGTTATATGTAGGATAA
- the pfkB gene encoding 1-phosphofructokinase, which produces MIYTINFNPALDHYLTFDNFQEDKLNTPNLDYKLPGGKGINVSKILKNYSIDSTCLGFLGGFTGDFIETKIKEYGILSDFIKIKEDSRINIKINNNGIETEISGIAPKISEEKYTEFLTLLKSTIKDEDIIVLSGSLPKSLAQNAYGDIIESIPSSTKVILDTRGQAFLSAIKKGVFLVKPNIHELEEFFNKKFNSLEEIITSGKELQKMGATNVIISMGKEGSIFLTQDNIYIGNVPKGTLISSVGAGDSMVGGFIYGLSKQFSLEETYKFAIASGSATAFSQGLAKYETTLNLLSDITIKKYEVNR; this is translated from the coding sequence ATGATATATACAATAAATTTTAATCCCGCTCTTGATCATTATCTTACTTTTGATAATTTTCAAGAAGATAAATTAAATACTCCTAATTTAGATTACAAATTACCAGGTGGAAAAGGAATTAATGTTTCTAAAATATTAAAAAATTATTCTATAGATTCTACATGTTTAGGTTTTCTTGGAGGTTTTACAGGAGATTTTATAGAAACGAAGATTAAAGAATATGGCATTTTATCTGATTTTATTAAAATTAAAGAAGATTCTAGAATTAATATAAAAATTAATAATAATGGAATTGAAACTGAGATATCTGGAATAGCTCCAAAAATTTCTGAAGAAAAATATACTGAATTCTTAACTCTATTAAAATCTACTATTAAAGATGAGGATATTATTGTGTTATCAGGGAGTCTACCAAAATCTCTTGCACAAAATGCTTATGGAGATATTATTGAATCTATTCCTTCTTCTACAAAGGTTATTTTAGATACTAGAGGACAAGCTTTTCTATCGGCTATTAAAAAAGGAGTTTTCTTAGTAAAACCAAATATCCATGAATTAGAAGAATTTTTCAATAAAAAATTTAATTCTCTAGAAGAAATTATAACAAGTGGAAAAGAATTACAAAAAATGGGAGCAACAAATGTTATTATTTCCATGGGAAAAGAAGGTTCAATATTTCTAACTCAAGACAATATATACATTGGTAATGTTCCTAAAGGTACTTTAATTAGCTCTGTTGGGGCAGGAGATTCTATGGTTGGTGGTTTTATTTATGGGTTAAGTAAACAATTCTCTTTAGAAGAAACTTATAAATTTGCTATTGCTTCTGGAAGTGCTACTGCCTTTTCTCAAGGACTTGCTAAATATGAAACAACTTTAAATTTATTATCTGATATAACTATAAAAAAATACGAGGTGAATAGATGA